Proteins found in one Crassostrea angulata isolate pt1a10 chromosome 3, ASM2561291v2, whole genome shotgun sequence genomic segment:
- the LOC128176476 gene encoding serine/threonine-protein phosphatase 6 regulatory ankyrin repeat subunit A-like: MDDLEMRRAQAHLYERVVRGDSDIELLFQKYKDLLDMQITMGTTQTCICLKFLESHPLRHENALNEGLNIVLGDITRGKCRCRTEDLNQSNSVSATISLVHAAAGFGHIKILSLLNKYRCDMNAKTTSHKTPLYYAVKNRQLDVIDFLLGIGVDVNVLVYPEKYTALHEAVHLRYMDVVNKLLTVKNLKINIKNTKGESPLVHAVRIHFYEAFESLLEAGAKCDVQDEKGNTALMMAVIRGMDYVRPLIKKGANLNIKNKRNQTALSFALHLLMAEDTEMVCYLVENGADPNVTGDDGNPPIVLSSIAGAFDVAQKLIKHGAEVTSKNAQGYNALHIAAWNGYNDIVDLLLKTGMEHDTRTNDGNTPLSLAAHGNHLEVINMLLPLGCNVNNVDKDDDTPLLYATFNSNLKMVCKLVNAGADPDCRNHHNTTPLWNAVYKNDQDTIRYLLVKNVELEVSSRGIDQHAQSDVATVIYPVPRSLLYVAALQCSVDVVMTLILAGYNIYREQWVVDREFPYDSSPLLRRMLINFSSSPPRLLALCRVFFRRRFKGNLEENVSSLDIPGNLKNNLMLKNLIPEEFFKM; this comes from the exons ATGGATGATCTAG AAATGAGAAGGGCCCAGGCCCATCTGTATGAGCGAGTGGTGAGGGGAGACAGTGATATTGAATTATTGTTCCAGAAATACAAAGACCTGTTGGATATGCAAATTACTATGG GTACAACCCAGACGTGcatttgtttaaagtttttggagaGCCATCCACTGAGGCACGAAAATGCCCTTAATGAAGGACTAAACATTGTGCTGGGTGACATTACCAGGGGAAAATGTCGCTGTAGGACGGAGGACCTAAATCAGTCCAACAGTGTCTCTGCCACTATAAGCCTGGTACATGCCGCCGCTGGCTTTGGACACATAAAAATTCTGTCTTTACTGAATAAATACAGATGTGATATGAATGCCAAGACAACGAGTCACAAAACCCCCTTATATTATGCAGTGAAGAACAGACAGTTAGATGTCATAGACTTCTTATTGGGCATAGGAGTTGATGTGAATGTTCTTGTTTATCCTGAAAAATACACTGCACTTCATGAAGCAGTTCATTTACGGTACATGGATGTTGTCAATAAACTTTTAACTGTgaagaatttgaaaataaacataaaaaataccaAAGGAGAATCCCCCCTTGTTCATGCTGTTCGAATTCATTTCTATGAGGCATTTGAGTCTCTTCTGGAAGCCGGGGCTAAATGCGATGTTCAGGATGAAAAGGGGAACACTGCTCTTATGATGGCAGTCATTCGTGGCATGGATTATGTTCGACCACTTATCAAAAAAGGGGCCAACctcaacataaaaaataaaaggaatcAAACTGCCCTGTCATTTGCCTTGCACCTACTCATGGCAGAGGACACAGAAATGGTGTGTTATTTGGTCGAGAATGGAGCAGACCCCAATGTGACAGGAGATGATGGTAACCCACCTATTGTACTCTCAAGCATTGCAGGCGCCTTTGATGTGGCGCAGAAACTTATTAAACATGGGGCAGAGGTAACATCTAAGAATGCGCAAGGTTACAATGCCTTACATATAGCTGCATGGAATGGCTATAACGATATTGTTGATCTGTTGCTTAAAACAGGAATGGAGCATGACACACGGACTAATGATGGCAACACTCCACTGTCCTTGGCTGCCCATGGAAACCATCTTGAAgttatcaacatgttgctacCTCTGGGATGTAATGTTAACAATGTCGACAAAGATGATGACACACCACTACTGTATGCCACATtcaacagcaatttaaaaatggTCTGCAAGCTGGTGAACGCTGGGGCAGACCCAGACTGTAGAAACCATCACAACACCACCCCACTGTGGAATGCTGTCTACAAAAATGACCAGGATACCATCAGATATTTACTAGTAAAGAATGTGGAACTGGAGGTGTCATCACGAGGCATAGACCAGCATGCTCAATCAGACGTTGCCACTGTAATATATCCAGTGCCGAGATCACTGCTTTATGTGGCGGCCCTTCAGTGTTCTGTCGATGTAGTGATGACTCTCATTCTGGCTGGCTACAACATTTACCGAGAGCAATGGGTCGTAGATCGTGAATTCCCTTACGACAGTTCCCCACTATTGCGAAGGATGTTGATTAATTTTTCTTCCTCTCCTCCTCGCCTTTTGGCCCTGTGCAGAgtgttttttagaagaagattcaAAGGAAACTTGGAGGAGAATGTTAGTTCTTTGGATATTCCTGGAAATCTCAAAAATAATCTGATGTTGAAAAATCTCATCCCAGAGGAATTCTTTAAGATGTAG